A window of the Vigna angularis cultivar LongXiaoDou No.4 chromosome 3, ASM1680809v1, whole genome shotgun sequence genome harbors these coding sequences:
- the LOC108323357 gene encoding LOB domain-containing protein 29, which produces MTGSGSPCGACKFLRRKCVRGCVFAPYFCHEQGATHFAAIHKVFGASNVSKLLAHLPVTDRCEAAVTISYEAQARLQDPIYGCVSHIFALQQQVVNLQAQLAYLKEQAAQSCLNASVSENPSEKLFEKSSGALPQDLQSWFQVENSNLGPEFLPNMCTNFSTQKHYGNNALIEDLNPTGINYENSGAMEENSSFSSFDESSNSYSMSYDMHTNRRTWGFHEVEDLHSVAFGYSTRTHS; this is translated from the exons ATGACTGGTTCAGGATCTCCTTGTGGAGCCTGCAAATTCTTGAGAAGAAAATGCGTGAGAGGTTGTGTTTTTGCACCTTACTTTTGCCATGAACAAGGTGCTACTCATTTTGCAGCCATTCATAAGGTCTTTGGTGCAAGCAATGTTTCAAAGCTCCTTGCTCACCTCCCTGTGACTGATCGTTGTGAAGCTGCAGTCACAATCTCATATGAAGCTCAAGCCAGACTTCAGGATCCTATTTATGGCTGTGTCTCCCATATTTTTGCACTCCAACAACAG GTGGTCAATTTACAAGCACAACTGGCTTATCTCAAGGAACAAGCTGCCCAGAGTTGTCTCAACGCCTCTGTCAGTGAAAACCCtagtgaaaaattatttgaaaaatcttCAGGTGCTTTACCGCAAGATCTTCAAAGTTGGTTTCAGGTGGAAAATTCCAACCTGGGGCCAGAGTTTCTTCCTAACATGTGTACTAATTTTTCAACACAAAAACATTATGGGAATAATGCTCTCATTGAAGATCTAAACCCTACCGGGATCAATTATGAAAATTCAGGTGCCATGGAAGAAAACAGCTCCTTTTCTAGCTTTGACGAGAGTTCCAATAGCTATTCCATGTCCTATGACATGCACACAAACAGGAGGACGTGGGGTTTTCATGAAGTGGAGGACCTACATTCAGTGGCTTTTGGGTACAGTACTCGAACACATTCATGA